One Candidatus Binataceae bacterium DNA segment encodes these proteins:
- the galK gene encoding galactokinase — translation MSARDSWDAPELERAGHLAREVRAIAGADATIFAARAPGRVNLIGEHTDYSGLPVLPVAIDRSTIIAAAANTSGEIILRNVDAAWPARSFRVERQIPSYPAGDWGNYVKAAVQGVIDHFTARGVTQFRGGTLFVDGRVPAAAGLSSSAALTVATALAFMAMNGLRLEPLETAAMVARSEWYVGTRAGGMDQAASLLGERDHALFIEFDPLAVHPVKMPSDAALVVADSLEAADKSGTVRAEYNRRVVECALAARILGQALGLEGVCVLGDVVKSVKSFDFSELVRVLSDTARAELGADLTDAARILGSSRDTLSNQLLGEGPARIALDPMRPLKILARARHVLGETSRVMRAVVALQTGRLDEMGALMNASHASLADDYECSTPALDALVECARRGGALGARLTGAGFGGSIVALCRTDDAPRVIAELDRGYYEKRGASAEQSRAVLHVGPGASVIEIAAA, via the coding sequence GTGAGCGCACGCGATTCCTGGGACGCCCCCGAGCTCGAACGCGCCGGCCATCTCGCGCGCGAAGTGCGAGCGATCGCCGGGGCGGATGCGACTATCTTCGCGGCGCGCGCTCCCGGGCGGGTGAACCTGATCGGCGAGCATACGGATTATAGCGGCCTCCCCGTGTTGCCGGTTGCGATCGACCGCTCGACGATCATCGCGGCCGCCGCAAATACGAGCGGCGAGATCATCCTGCGAAATGTCGATGCGGCATGGCCCGCGCGCAGCTTTCGCGTAGAGCGGCAGATTCCGTCGTATCCCGCGGGAGATTGGGGCAACTACGTCAAAGCCGCTGTGCAGGGCGTCATCGATCACTTCACGGCGCGCGGTGTCACGCAGTTTCGCGGAGGTACACTGTTTGTTGATGGCCGCGTACCCGCCGCCGCCGGGCTTTCGTCGTCGGCGGCGCTGACGGTTGCCACCGCTCTCGCGTTCATGGCGATGAACGGCCTCCGGCTCGAGCCGCTCGAAACGGCCGCGATGGTGGCGCGCAGCGAATGGTACGTCGGTACGCGCGCGGGCGGTATGGATCAGGCGGCGTCGTTGCTCGGCGAGCGTGACCACGCACTGTTCATCGAGTTCGATCCGCTTGCAGTGCATCCGGTGAAAATGCCGTCCGACGCGGCGCTCGTCGTTGCAGACAGCCTCGAGGCTGCAGACAAGTCTGGCACGGTGCGAGCGGAGTACAATCGCCGCGTAGTAGAGTGCGCTCTCGCGGCGCGAATCCTCGGCCAGGCGCTCGGGCTTGAAGGCGTTTGCGTTCTTGGCGACGTCGTGAAGAGCGTCAAGTCATTCGACTTCAGCGAGCTGGTCCGCGTTTTGAGTGACACCGCACGTGCGGAGCTCGGCGCCGATCTCACCGATGCAGCGCGAATCCTCGGTTCCTCGCGCGACACGCTTTCGAACCAACTGCTCGGCGAAGGTCCCGCCCGCATCGCTCTTGATCCGATGCGGCCTCTGAAAATTCTCGCCCGGGCGCGTCACGTGCTCGGCGAAACGTCGCGAGTGATGCGCGCGGTCGTGGCGCTCCAAACTGGCCGCCTCGACGAGATGGGCGCGCTGATGAATGCCTCGCACGCGAGCCTTGCTGACGACTATGAGTGCAGCACGCCCGCGCTCGACGCGCTCGTAGAATGCGCGCGGCGCGGCGGCGCGCTCGGCGCGCGCCTGACGGGAGCCGGCTTCGGCGGCTCGATCGTCGCACTCTGCCGTACTGACGACGCTCCACGCGTGATCGCCGAGCTCGATCGTGGCTACTACGAAAAGCGCGGCGCCTCCGCTGAGCAATCGCGCGCTGTGCTGCACGTCGGCCCGGGCGCGAGTGTCATCGAGATCGCCGCAGCGTGA
- a CDS encoding glycoside hydrolase family 36 protein gives MRLRRLELRYASGDGARKTISASLDAFDSEFASILEGVELAARFTNHNGRPVIRSAIRNCRDEPITLDALLFEVETGLPADRPARFFKHGYQSWSASGAVDVGMREHHRDHASSITRLAHQSEATRPAVAPEAATSELFTIITSVAADDSVLVGFIEGASELTTVTVTRPDLAIARALLDGITLAPGDEREIAPLTIESYRSQGDLAANWAELFGDFMKARTSASYQRGWCSWYHYFHDISEEAMLANIRTLAAMRDRIPIEVIQLDDGFQSALGDWDTTNAKFPSGLKRIADEIRGAGFAAGVWTAPFLCARDSRIMQEHPEWLLMHANREPLRAGYNKKWTTDPEGFAYALDPSNPEFREHLTRLFTRLTRAFGFTYLKLDFLFAGAAEGKRLDTNMTRATMLRLGLDAIRAGAGEEAFILGCGCPLGPAVGVVDGMRIGPDVAPYWGSSAEDPSTVHALDAIIARSFMHRRLWLNDPDCLMLRTRDTQLNAEERGALAATIASSGGMLLISDDMALIDDEAAALYRDAARIGTAVDARAARETVYPLDLMSSAEVRGMVQAEFRGTLESDDTIVTLLNRGDDPAQVKLSELDLGTGRASLVSLSGTETPLAEVFSMPPHSARLVRLRR, from the coding sequence ATGCGGCTGAGGCGGCTCGAGTTGCGATATGCGTCGGGAGATGGCGCGCGCAAAACCATAAGCGCGTCTCTGGATGCGTTCGATTCGGAGTTTGCGTCGATCCTCGAAGGGGTCGAGCTCGCCGCTCGATTCACCAATCACAACGGCCGGCCGGTGATTCGCTCGGCGATTCGCAATTGTCGCGACGAGCCCATCACGCTCGACGCGCTGCTCTTTGAAGTTGAAACTGGGCTACCGGCAGATCGCCCTGCCCGCTTCTTCAAGCACGGCTATCAATCATGGAGCGCGTCCGGCGCCGTCGACGTCGGCATGCGCGAGCATCACCGCGATCACGCATCGTCGATCACGAGGCTCGCGCATCAGAGCGAGGCGACGCGTCCCGCCGTTGCACCCGAAGCGGCCACTTCGGAGTTGTTCACGATCATCACAAGCGTAGCGGCAGACGACAGCGTGCTGGTTGGGTTCATCGAGGGGGCGAGCGAGCTGACGACTGTCACCGTGACACGCCCCGATCTCGCGATCGCGCGCGCATTGCTCGATGGAATCACGCTCGCGCCCGGCGACGAGCGCGAAATTGCACCGCTCACGATTGAATCGTATCGCTCACAGGGCGACCTCGCGGCCAACTGGGCTGAGCTGTTCGGTGACTTCATGAAAGCGCGCACAAGCGCTTCCTATCAGCGCGGATGGTGCTCCTGGTACCACTACTTTCACGACATCAGCGAAGAGGCGATGCTCGCGAATATCCGCACGCTCGCCGCGATGCGCGATCGGATTCCGATCGAGGTCATTCAGCTCGACGATGGATTTCAATCGGCGCTCGGCGACTGGGACACGACCAACGCGAAATTTCCGAGCGGCCTGAAACGGATCGCGGATGAGATCCGCGGCGCGGGATTCGCCGCCGGCGTATGGACCGCGCCGTTTCTGTGCGCGCGCGATTCGCGGATCATGCAGGAGCATCCGGAGTGGCTGCTAATGCACGCAAATCGCGAACCGCTTCGCGCCGGATATAACAAAAAGTGGACAACCGACCCGGAGGGGTTCGCGTACGCGCTCGATCCAAGCAATCCGGAGTTCCGCGAGCATCTGACGCGCCTCTTCACGCGCCTTACTCGCGCGTTCGGCTTCACCTATCTAAAACTCGACTTTCTTTTCGCGGGCGCCGCCGAGGGCAAGCGCCTGGACACGAACATGACGCGCGCCACAATGCTGCGGCTCGGCCTCGACGCGATCCGCGCGGGCGCGGGCGAGGAAGCGTTCATCCTGGGATGCGGATGCCCGCTCGGTCCCGCTGTCGGCGTCGTTGACGGGATGCGCATCGGGCCGGACGTCGCACCCTATTGGGGCTCGTCAGCAGAAGATCCTTCGACGGTGCACGCGCTCGACGCAATCATCGCACGCAGCTTCATGCATCGCCGGCTTTGGCTCAACGACCCCGACTGCCTGATGCTGCGCACACGCGACACGCAGTTGAACGCTGAAGAACGCGGCGCGCTCGCCGCGACGATCGCATCCAGCGGCGGCATGCTGTTGATCTCAGACGACATGGCGCTCATCGACGATGAAGCGGCGGCACTTTATCGCGACGCCGCGCGCATCGGCACGGCGGTCGATGCGCGTGCCGCGCGCGAGACGGTCTATCCGCTTGACTTGATGTCATCAGCGGAGGTGCGGGGAATGGTCCAGGCCGAATTCCGCGGCACGCTTGAATCCGACGATACGATCGTGACGCTGCTGAACCGCGGCGACGATCCCGCACAGGTGAAGCTCAGCGAATTGGATCTGGGAACCGGCCGCGCATCGTTAGTGAGCCTCTCCGGCACCGAAACGCCTTTGGCAGAGGTCTTTTCCATGCCCCCACACTCAGCGCGCCTCGTCAGACTCCGCCGTTAA
- a CDS encoding MFS transporter encodes MRHRNFRLFFGGQLVSLIGTWMQSVAQAWLVLKLTNSSLMLGVVSFASYLPIVLVALFAGVVVDHVDRRRLIIAAQTLLMLSAFALAALTFMGVVRVEYVIILAALNGLVSSFDMPGRQAFVVEMVGREDLPNAIAMNSMIFNGARMVGPAVAGLLIAVIGVTGCFFLNGLSFLAVIWSLFQMDIPRRERRQFGAEMMRQVRLGLAYVWRHRPTFWLLVLVAINCGFAVQYTVLIPLFARDLLHSGARGYGFLMAAQGLGAVLSAIVMNSRSNEPRMLRQNLVFGLFCMAASIAAFGISYWMWLSLLAQMFIGAGLMNHMVTTNTMLQLFVSDELRGRVMSIYTLSFIGTAPLGSLGVGLIGEHLSPRVAVVACAGFALLCALLLLTRLSLIARAQAEHEARNDASNYDEPDTGEGSASAAV; translated from the coding sequence ATGCGGCATCGCAATTTCCGGCTGTTCTTTGGCGGCCAGCTAGTCTCGCTGATCGGCACCTGGATGCAGTCGGTCGCGCAGGCCTGGCTGGTCCTCAAGCTTACCAATTCATCGCTGATGCTCGGCGTGGTCTCGTTCGCGAGCTACCTGCCGATCGTGCTGGTGGCGCTGTTCGCCGGCGTGGTCGTTGATCATGTCGATCGCCGCCGGCTTATAATCGCGGCGCAGACACTTTTGATGCTGAGTGCATTCGCGCTCGCTGCGCTCACCTTCATGGGCGTCGTGCGCGTCGAGTACGTCATCATCCTGGCCGCGCTCAATGGCCTTGTAAGTTCCTTCGATATGCCGGGGCGGCAGGCTTTCGTGGTCGAGATGGTCGGGCGCGAGGACCTGCCCAACGCGATCGCGATGAACTCGATGATCTTCAACGGCGCGCGCATGGTCGGCCCTGCCGTCGCCGGACTGCTGATCGCGGTAATCGGCGTGACAGGATGTTTCTTTCTGAACGGACTCTCGTTCCTGGCTGTTATCTGGAGCCTGTTCCAGATGGACATCCCGCGCCGTGAGCGCCGCCAATTCGGTGCCGAGATGATGCGGCAGGTGCGGCTCGGCCTCGCCTACGTATGGCGTCATCGGCCGACGTTCTGGCTGCTGGTGCTGGTCGCGATCAACTGCGGCTTCGCCGTTCAGTACACGGTGCTGATTCCGCTTTTCGCGCGCGACCTGCTGCACAGCGGCGCCCGCGGCTACGGGTTTTTGATGGCGGCGCAGGGACTCGGCGCAGTGCTGAGCGCGATCGTGATGAACTCGCGATCGAACGAGCCGCGCATGCTGCGGCAAAATCTGGTGTTCGGGCTCTTCTGCATGGCCGCGTCGATCGCGGCGTTCGGCATCTCGTACTGGATGTGGCTGTCGCTGCTCGCGCAGATGTTCATCGGCGCGGGACTGATGAATCACATGGTGACGACCAACACCATGCTCCAGCTCTTCGTGTCGGACGAGCTGCGCGGCCGCGTGATGAGCATCTACACGCTCTCGTTCATTGGCACAGCCCCGCTCGGCAGCCTGGGCGTCGGCTTGATCGGCGAGCATTTGAGCCCCCGTGTCGCGGTGGTCGCATGCGCCGGCTTCGCGCTCCTGTGCGCGCTCCTGCTGCTGACGCGCCTCTCGCTAATCGCAAGAGCCCAAGCGGAGCACGAGGCGCGGAACGATGCTTCAAATTACGACGAACCTGATACAGGCGAAGGCTCCGCTTCGGCAGCGGTTTGA
- a CDS encoding PEGA domain-containing protein: MVRGTRQTVTISSEPSGANVTVDGNDAGTTPTSIKLARREAHVISIKKGWLPALPDEDNDYIIQRGLDFRGTCTDGDFPAVDFLCIFRSRV; the protein is encoded by the coding sequence ATGGTGCGAGGCACCAGGCAAACGGTCACGATTTCCAGCGAACCTTCGGGCGCGAACGTGACGGTGGACGGCAACGACGCTGGAACGACACCCACATCAATCAAGCTGGCGCGGCGCGAAGCTCACGTAATCTCAATCAAAAAGGGCTGGTTACCTGCCTTACCAGACGAGGACAACGACTACATCATCCAACGGGGTTTGGACTTTCGCGGAACTTGCACCGATGGTGATTTTCCCGCCGTGGATTTTCTTTGCATTTTTCGATCGAGGGTCTGA
- a CDS encoding sulfatase-like hydrolase/transferase translates to MNRREFLRLAGLGGLGAMLPSAGFGDIRELISRTAPMLERPNILILMTDEQRAVRDWPAGWADANLPSLGRLRAHGINFNSAFANACQCSPSRSTFLTSTYAPVNRATLTPATLNPALPNLATIFAAAGYNVVYKGKWHLTASFVLPFAADSSQDVSDIIASDQAMQATYGFSGWNSPDAGTSLTQAASLGGGLGGNDARYVSGTSAGTATNVLQFLSTYDSDAPFCLIVSLVNPHDVFVYPKDVVASGYDVSAFSSLPIELPPTYGEDLSTKPAVQASFVESLNNVWPFAMGAEPVLYSRFYAYLNILADAELMQILDLLDAKGLTEKTLIVRVADHGELGLAHGGLRQKDYAAYEEMIHIPMIFSNPLLFPRPLETDALGGLIDVLPTLMAVAGIKPEPELHLQGQSLAPLFDNPRGSIQERILFTYDDGLFLPLPVQGAAHIRCIREANWKFAMYFDPAGAYPTEYEMYDLIRDPLETANLAHRPTPIQYQFERLRLESALLEMMAATRTLPSQIEPPT, encoded by the coding sequence ATGAATCGGCGGGAGTTTCTTCGGCTTGCGGGGCTTGGCGGGTTGGGCGCGATGCTGCCCAGTGCGGGGTTTGGCGACATCAGAGAGCTGATCTCGCGAACCGCGCCGATGCTCGAGCGGCCGAACATCCTGATTCTCATGACCGATGAGCAGCGCGCGGTTCGCGATTGGCCGGCGGGATGGGCCGACGCCAATCTGCCCTCGCTCGGCCGCTTGCGCGCGCATGGGATCAATTTCAACTCGGCATTTGCCAACGCATGCCAGTGCTCGCCGAGCCGCAGCACGTTTCTTACGAGTACGTATGCGCCCGTGAATCGCGCGACGCTTACGCCGGCCACTCTGAATCCTGCGCTGCCGAATCTCGCCACGATCTTCGCGGCGGCGGGATACAACGTCGTGTACAAGGGCAAGTGGCATCTGACGGCCTCTTTCGTCCTCCCTTTCGCGGCTGACAGTTCACAGGATGTTAGCGACATAATCGCGAGCGACCAGGCGATGCAGGCGACGTACGGGTTTTCGGGATGGAACTCGCCCGACGCGGGCACCTCGTTGACGCAGGCGGCAAGCCTCGGCGGCGGACTTGGCGGCAACGACGCTCGTTATGTTTCGGGCACGAGTGCCGGGACGGCGACCAACGTCCTGCAGTTTCTCTCGACGTATGATTCCGATGCTCCGTTTTGCCTGATCGTGTCGCTCGTGAATCCGCACGATGTTTTCGTCTATCCCAAAGACGTCGTTGCTTCCGGCTACGATGTTTCGGCATTCAGCTCGCTGCCAATCGAGCTGCCGCCGACCTACGGCGAGGATCTTTCGACCAAGCCCGCGGTGCAGGCCTCATTCGTCGAATCGCTAAACAACGTGTGGCCCTTCGCGATGGGGGCCGAGCCGGTTCTGTACTCGCGCTTCTATGCCTATCTCAATATCCTGGCCGACGCTGAACTGATGCAGATCCTCGATCTGCTCGACGCCAAGGGGCTGACCGAGAAAACCTTGATCGTGAGAGTCGCGGATCACGGCGAACTGGGCCTTGCGCACGGCGGACTGCGGCAGAAGGATTACGCCGCATACGAAGAGATGATCCATATTCCAATGATCTTTTCGAATCCGCTCCTGTTTCCGCGACCGCTTGAAACCGATGCGCTGGGCGGGCTGATCGACGTGTTGCCCACTCTGATGGCGGTCGCGGGAATCAAGCCGGAGCCCGAGCTGCATCTGCAGGGCCAGAGCCTCGCGCCGCTGTTCGACAATCCACGGGGCTCGATCCAGGAGCGCATCCTGTTTACATACGACGACGGGTTGTTTTTACCGCTGCCGGTACAAGGTGCGGCGCATATTCGATGTATTCGCGAAGCGAACTGGAAGTTCGCGATGTACTTCGACCCGGCCGGAGCTTATCCGACCGAGTACGAGATGTACGACCTCATAAGAGACCCGCTCGAGACCGCCAACCTCGCTCACCGCCCGACTCCGATTCAATATCAATTCGAGCGTCTCCGCCTCGAAAGTGCTCTGCTCGAGATGATGGCTGCGACGCGCACACTGCCGAGCCAGATCGAGCCTCCCACTTAG
- a CDS encoding LLM class flavin-dependent oxidoreductase, with the protein MKFGLLYEMETPRPWHALSEYNVYWEALAQIELADRIGIDYVWEVEHHFLEEYSHSPAPEVFYGAVTQRTRNIRIAHGVRLLPFKFNNPIKVAEQAAVLDIMSNGRVDLGTGRSTTAQELDGFSVDYDRTRAEVREALDVIVKAWTDDILEYNGKLIQIPPRRVVPKPIQKPHPPMWMACVAPDSYQMAGDRGLGVLSFSLNFEFVQSAIQSYNKSFENRTDQVPKLPNQAFGSMLILHIAENKDDEAVGMEGARWFMHNVAKLFQPLMTKNQLYSYEYLRNLMAVDVDPKDIPDAQLKQHPMVVVGNPDEVIRKLEGFEKAGVTQVICFKQAGRIPHQKIMNSLRLMAKYVLPHFNPHKRVAIEELASAAAR; encoded by the coding sequence ATGAAATTCGGACTGCTGTACGAGATGGAAACTCCGCGGCCGTGGCATGCGCTCAGCGAATACAACGTATATTGGGAGGCGCTGGCGCAGATCGAACTCGCGGACCGGATTGGTATCGACTACGTCTGGGAAGTCGAGCATCACTTCCTCGAGGAATACTCGCACAGCCCCGCGCCCGAGGTGTTCTACGGCGCGGTGACGCAGCGCACGCGCAACATCCGTATCGCACACGGCGTGCGGCTGCTGCCATTCAAGTTCAATAATCCAATCAAGGTGGCGGAGCAGGCTGCCGTGCTCGACATCATGAGCAACGGCCGCGTCGATCTCGGCACGGGCCGCTCGACGACCGCCCAGGAGCTCGATGGCTTCAGCGTGGATTACGATCGCACTCGCGCCGAGGTCCGCGAAGCGCTCGATGTCATCGTCAAAGCATGGACCGACGACATCCTCGAATACAACGGCAAGCTCATCCAGATCCCGCCCCGCCGCGTCGTGCCAAAGCCGATCCAGAAGCCGCATCCTCCGATGTGGATGGCGTGTGTTGCGCCCGACAGTTACCAGATGGCAGGCGATCGCGGTCTCGGCGTGCTCAGCTTCAGTCTGAATTTCGAGTTCGTGCAGTCAGCGATCCAGAGTTACAACAAGTCTTTCGAAAATCGCACCGATCAGGTTCCGAAGCTTCCCAACCAGGCTTTCGGCTCGATGCTGATTCTGCATATCGCGGAGAATAAGGACGACGAAGCGGTCGGGATGGAAGGCGCGCGATGGTTCATGCATAACGTCGCGAAGCTGTTCCAGCCGCTCATGACCAAGAACCAGCTCTATTCATACGAGTACCTGCGCAACCTGATGGCGGTCGATGTCGATCCCAAGGACATCCCTGACGCGCAACTGAAGCAGCATCCGATGGTCGTGGTTGGCAATCCCGACGAAGTGATCCGCAAGCTCGAAGGCTTCGAGAAAGCCGGCGTGACCCAGGTGATCTGCTTCAAGCAGGCAGGGCGCATCCCGCATCAGAAGATCATGAACTCGCTGCGACTGATGGCGAAGTACGTGCTGCCGCATTTCAATCCGCACAAGCGCGTCGCGATCGAAGAGCTCGCAAGCGCGGCCGCGCGCTAG